In Candidatus Contubernalis alkalaceticus, the genomic window TAACCGAGGCCCGTATAATTCTGATGAATGAAGAGGGCCGGCTTTCCTCCTTAAAAGATGAACTTAATAATGTAAACATAACGGCGAAGGGAGAAGGTAATCTGCTGGATCTTCAGGAGGCCATCACCAGCTGTCGTTATATGGACTATCTGGATGTGTGTATTTGTGAACAGCAGCATCGGGTATCGGAGAAAAAAGGAGTCCTGGAGGATAAACGCTGTGAAATCTTAGAGAGAACCCGGGAGAGAAAGATACTCAGCACCTTAGAGGAAAAGCAGTATAATCTTTTTTTAAAGGATATGGATATAAAGGAACAAAAGTTAAGTGACGAGTTTGCTCTTTCTATCTACAACCGTCGATGTAGACAGGAGAAATAGAAGAGTAACCTGATAAGGAGGTGGTGCCAATAGGGGAAATTGCAGCATAAAAATTGAAGAGAGGAGGTGAATTGGTGGACGCAGCTGTTTTTTTCACCGGCATGGCTTTGGAACAGCCCTCAAAGAGAGTTAAAGGTTTAGAGTGTAGGGAATCTCATGAGGGTTTTGGACAGGTATTAATCAGCCTGATGACAAATATTCCTATGCCCCTGGCTCTATCGGAAGAAAAGGAGAGAAGCTGTTCAGGAGAGGAAGGGACACCCGTCAGCTCCCCGTTGCCAGCTGGAACATTAGAGTTAGGAAAGTACCTTGATCTTAAGCCGGTAATGGTTCGGGAACTTTTGAGAAACAAGGATACTTCTGATATTGAGGCAGTTTTGCTTGATAGCAAAGAACGGGTAAATACATCTGATAGGGGTAAGTATCTATCAAAAAACCGGATGGACCCGTTGGAGCGCCTGGAATCCATAGAAGCAAAGTTACTAACGCTGGAACAAGCAATTCCACCGGTGATACAGGCCCCAAATGAATCCAAACAACAAGATGAGCCCGTCAGAAATTCAATAGAGGAAAAGGTAGAGCCCAAGTACCCGTTGGAGCGCCTGGAATCCATAGAAGCAAAGGTACTAACGCTGGAACAAGCAATTCCACCGGTGATACAGGCCCTAAATGAATCCAAACAACAAGATGAGCCCGTCAGAAATTCATTAGAGGAAAAGGTAGAGCCCAAGTACCCGTTGGAGCGCCTGGAATCCATAGAAGCAAAGGTACTAACGCTGGAACAAGCAATTCCACCGGTGATACAGGCCCTAAATGAATCCAAACAACAAGATGAGCCCGTCAGAAATTCATTAGAGGAAAAGGTAGAGCCCAAGTACCCGTTGGAGCGCCTGGAATCCATAGAAGCAAAGGTACTAACGCTGGAACAAGCAATTCCACCGGTGATACAGGCCCTAAATGAATCCAAACAACAAGATGAGCCCGTCAGAAATTCATTAGAGGAAAAGGTAGAGCCCAAGTACCCGTTGGAGCGCCTGGAATCCATAGAAGCAAAGGTACTAACGCTGGAACAAGCAATTCCACCGGTGATACAGGCCCTAAATGAATCCAAACAACAAGATGAGCCCGTCAGAAATTCATTAGAGGAAAAGGTAGAGCCCAAGTACCCGTTGGAGCGCCTGGAATCCATAGAAGCAAAGGTACTAAAGCTGGAACAAGCAATTCCGCCGGTGATACAGGCCCCAAATGAATCCAAACAACCAGATGAGCCCGTCAGAAATTCAATAGAGGAAAAGGTAGAGCCCAAGTACCCGTTGGAGCGCCTGGAATCCATAGAAGCAAAGGTACTAACGCTGGAACAAGCAATTCCGCCGGTGATACAGGCCCTAAATGAATCCAAACAACCAGATGAGCCCGTCAGAAATTCAATAGAGGAAAAGGTAGAGCCCAAGTACCCGTTGGAGCGCCTGGAATCCATAGAAGCAAAGGTACTAAAGCTGGAACAAGCAGCTCAACCTGTGATACAGGCCCCAAAGGAATCCAAACAACAAGATGAGCCCGTCAGAAATTCATTAGAGGAAAAGGTAGAGCCCAAGTACCCGTTGGAGCGCCTGGAATCCATAGAAGCAAAGGTACTAAAGCTGGAACAAGCAGCTCAACCTGTGATACAGGCCCCAAAGGAATCCAAACAACAAGATGAGCCCGTCAGAAATTCATTAGAGGAAAAGGTAGAGCCCAAGTATCCGTTGGAGCGCCTGGAATCCATAGAAGCAAAGGTACTAAAGCTGGAACAAGCAGCTCAACCTGTGATACAGGCCTCAAAGGAATCCAAACAACAAGATGAGCCCGTCAGAAATTCAATAGAGGAAAAGGCAGAGCCCAAGTATCCGTTGGAGCGCCTGGAATCCATAGAAGCAAAGGTACTAAAGCTGGAACAAGCAATTCCGCCGGTGATACAGGCCCCAAATGAATCCAAACAACAAGATGAGCCCGTCAGAAATTCATTAGAGGAAAAGGTAGAGCCCAAGTATCCGTTGGAGCGCCTGGAATCCATAGAAGCAAAGGTACTAAAGCTGGAACAAGCATTTCCACCTGTGATACAGGCCTTAAATGAATCCATCCCACCGGATGAGCCCGTCAGAAATTCATTTGAGGATAAGTCAGAGCTTTCAGGAGAACAAAAGGCAGAGTTCTTAGGAAATACAGAGCTTTTAGAAAAGGTAGGTCTCTTAGAAGAAGAAAAGACAGAACTATTGGGAAAAGCAGCGCCCGTTCAGGAACAGGTCCGTCCTGTTTTAGAAGGAAATCTAAAAATCCTGCTTTATCCTTTACAGTCTCAAGGCCCGTTAGAGCGTCTAGAATCCTTAGAGGCAAAGGTAATAAAGCTGGAACAAGCATTTCCACCTGTGATTCAGGCTTCAAATGAATTCAACCAACAGGATGAGCCCGTCAGTAACTTATTTGAACATAAGGCGGAGCTCTCAGGAGAACAAAAGACAGAGCTCTTAGGCGAGGATAAGACAGAACTTTCAGGAGAGGAAAGGGCGGCGACCATTCAGGAACAGAATCATCCCGTTTCAGAAGGAAATCTAAAAAACCTGCTGGATACATTGGAGCCTTTAAAATCCCTGGAAGTAAAGATAGTAAGGCCAGAAACTGCAGATAAAGGCGGCAAAGTAGTTCCTGTTGACTCTCAAAAGGAAGGTAGTTTAGAAACTATCAGCAGCGTATCCTTTACGTCTTTAGCTTTTGAGCCTGCGGGCATTAGTGCCGGGGGACTTGAGCCGGAACAATTATTTTCCCGCATCATAACTCCGATCTTGGAAGAAGTTCAGGTAAGCCGGTTAACAG contains:
- the fliJ gene encoding flagellar export protein FliJ; translation: MMSQGFEFRLKKVLEYREEKVKQAQKSLTEARIILMNEEGRLSSLKDELNNVNITAKGEGNLLDLQEAITSCRYMDYLDVCICEQQHRVSEKKGVLEDKRCEILERTRERKILSTLEEKQYNLFLKDMDIKEQKLSDEFALSIYNRRCRQEK
- a CDS encoding flagellar hook-length control protein FliK translates to MDAAVFFTGMALEQPSKRVKGLECRESHEGFGQVLISLMTNIPMPLALSEEKERSCSGEEGTPVSSPLPAGTLELGKYLDLKPVMVRELLRNKDTSDIEAVLLDSKERVNTSDRGKYLSKNRMDPLERLESIEAKLLTLEQAIPPVIQAPNESKQQDEPVRNSIEEKVEPKYPLERLESIEAKVLTLEQAIPPVIQALNESKQQDEPVRNSLEEKVEPKYPLERLESIEAKVLTLEQAIPPVIQALNESKQQDEPVRNSLEEKVEPKYPLERLESIEAKVLTLEQAIPPVIQALNESKQQDEPVRNSLEEKVEPKYPLERLESIEAKVLTLEQAIPPVIQALNESKQQDEPVRNSLEEKVEPKYPLERLESIEAKVLKLEQAIPPVIQAPNESKQPDEPVRNSIEEKVEPKYPLERLESIEAKVLTLEQAIPPVIQALNESKQPDEPVRNSIEEKVEPKYPLERLESIEAKVLKLEQAAQPVIQAPKESKQQDEPVRNSLEEKVEPKYPLERLESIEAKVLKLEQAAQPVIQAPKESKQQDEPVRNSLEEKVEPKYPLERLESIEAKVLKLEQAAQPVIQASKESKQQDEPVRNSIEEKAEPKYPLERLESIEAKVLKLEQAIPPVIQAPNESKQQDEPVRNSLEEKVEPKYPLERLESIEAKVLKLEQAFPPVIQALNESIPPDEPVRNSFEDKSELSGEQKAEFLGNTELLEKVGLLEEEKTELLGKAAPVQEQVRPVLEGNLKILLYPLQSQGPLERLESLEAKVIKLEQAFPPVIQASNEFNQQDEPVSNLFEHKAELSGEQKTELLGEDKTELSGEERAATIQEQNHPVSEGNLKNLLDTLEPLKSLEVKIVRPETADKGGKVVPVDSQKEGSLETISSVSFTSLAFEPAGISAGGLEPEQLFSRIITPILEEVQVSRLTGKGDSEIRVRLKPESLGEVVIHLSREDGSIIGRIFVENPLVREALEANLTQLRQRLSEQNINLGDVTFFMGGEGQEKEGKGQARFLKREKMLNSISRGNNSLSAEAVTLAGSSAKCSERLNILV